The genomic DNA TCTCAAAGTTCTATAGATACTAACAAAAGTATTTACAAATCGTCCATCAAAACGGTACTCCGTTTACAACGGAGTTGAACCCACACCTTATAGGGTATGAGTTGACTCATTACCAACTAACTAAACCTCCACCAGCAAGTATCATACTTTAAATTTTAAccaatataaatataatgagTAACACGTAGAGTATATAAAATGTTGGAAAATGCATGCAAAATTCCCTTCATATGTGAAGTCAAAATTGACACTAAGCaagcaaaaacaaaagagaatagAGTAGTAAAGTCACACCAAGAACCTTTATGTGGAAAACCTTGTCAGTGTGAACGAAAAACCATAGGACCAAGTTCAGTAAAAGTAGGATTATAGTTATCTTGATACAAGAGGATATCTTTCAACTCTTACCAAATTATGATGAAAACAAAACTCTTTCTCTCGAAGAGAATTTCTAGAACTCTATATCTCGCTATCACTCTTGGATTGGAACTCTTAGAATTATGAAACTCCTTGCAATTCCTCCTATTTATACGAGAAGAATGCTGCATAGATAATGGTTAGTCAATGCTTGAATTTACAAGTACTCTTGTAAATAACATGTTCACATTATTTTCTAAGTTTGAATGTGTAGTCTCAAGGTTCAAAGAAAGACTCTTGAGACCTTGGAGGTTCTATCTTCTTTTTCCATGTGTTGGAATCATTTTGATGACTTGACCAAAGATCAGATAACCACCAATTAAGAGAGAATATCAACAAATTTAATCTCTACTGTTAAGAtgttagagactaaattgaatTATTATCATACAATTTTGGAACTATTTGTTACGGGGATGGATCCAGTTCAAAGTTTGGAGTTTGTCACTTGCGGTAGCCGCAGTCCGTCGAGCTAGAGTTATGAGGCCTTTCCATGGGCGTGAGTTCATTGATTGGTGTAAGATTCATAACTTCTGCACAAATCAATTTAAGCATCaagcaaaataaattttcaCGTTCGAGTTTGGAGGAGAGAAGAgattattactttaattaaaatcaatcaaaaagtGGAAGGGATAAAGGGTTTTCGGAGTGGATGACTTtagaaggtttttttttttgtaatacaaAATTCTTATAAAATAGGGGAACTAAAAAATGTATTGTAGAAAGGTTTTGTAAATTGGTATAATactctcaaaattaaaaatatattaataataaacatttattatcattctctacaaaattactatttcaaaaaataaaagatttctctatttttttcaatttctattcCTCAAACTCTTTCCTCTCCTTTACTCTCAATTCGCAAATAGAGCCTCAAAGTTTGTACCTTGAGGTAGCCCCTGCTTTTTTGTTTCATAATCCAATTTCTTTCCAATCACTTGAACGCAGACACCACTTAAATGAGattatttcataattttgatGGATTTATGGGGTAGAAAGACTGAGTACCTAGTAGAATTCTCTTTCACTGATCATAAGAAATGAgccatcaaatttttttaaaaagagaaatgacCCATCAAATGAATAGTGAACCCCTCATTGTACTAGgccttaatattttattttcttcttgcTGACGGATGTCTCCAGACACTCtttaaagatataaaaataagaattattctattaaaagtaaaatattttaattttcaacacatttgttatataaattttcataaaaagttaTTATCTAAAATTCTTAAAGAGTATCCTTAGAAACGCtcgttatcattttttttatcaatggaaaaacaaaacataaagcAAGAAACAAAGTTACAAGGAATTGAATCTCGACAACATCAACTAAACAACGGGGTATAGGGTAAAAAAATCAACTAATCTTTAGGTgagttgctaaaaatataataatttgtagGGGGTGAAGATATGAATGCGGGGTATAGAGTAAGTTTTCTGTTGGGAATCTAATTAAAGGATTGTTGTGGCCTTGTTATGTTTTGGGTTGgcttttcttaaacaaattttagacTATTACTCTTTTCACCCTATTACCTTTTCATatgttctctctcttttttttctttttttttacattttttcatgagatttcggattatataatttgaacacAATGTGGTTGTTTTCGGATTGTATAATCTAAATTATGCTTATGAATGAGCAACAATCATAGTCTCTTTCATTTCAACAGTtgaaaattttgcttataaaaacaataaaaaaaagtaaaaaaatgataaaatatgtcaaataaaataaaataaaatatataaaaatgcaatcaaaaaattctaaaaatcaaataaaactaatgaatttttgttttttccagatttttctgagaatatgaaaaatgggtttcaacaatgaaattttggattttgaggggtgGAGTCCAACAAGAAATTTCTTATATGAGAGTCttgattcttcaatttttttttaaagtttcgGAGCAATTTGATCAAGTATTCTGAAACCGGATTTTCGACTAGGAACAACTAACAATGACCTATAACATAATATGGTCATTAAATTGGTTATACATGTTACAAACATATTCAAAATTTGTGCTGATAtagttcatattatataatccggactattttttcctataaaattGATGTTTAGGATCCGAAAAAATCAAGGTGTTAGGATtataaaaaatctgaatttatgagaaaaactcttttttttttccaccccATCCCACCTCAAATCAAAGGTAAAACACATTTCAGATTATAGAATTCGAAAATCATACGTatattttcgtaaaaaaaaaaataatacgcACGAGAAATGGCTAGCATGagaaaagtaataaataaacaaattttgattttctccTTCCCTAGAATTGATTTAACGTATTTATTCTTACATGTTTTCACTACCTAAAAAATTCTCGCCTGTTCTAATAGAAGTAGAACTAATATTGATGATGAGGTATGATTAGTCCTACATTTATTTCCGTGCCTCATGTTTTTTGttatgtaaattttttattaaaaatgtatatagtaaaaaacttaatataaaggaaataaaacaaattatcaTTCACAAAACCGGAAAAAACTAAATGTTGCAGACCCAAAATGTAGCAGTGATACAAccttaaaatgcaattttgatctTATTAAatattcgtaaaaaaaaaaaaaaaaaaaaaaaaaaacttgaaaaataaaagcaagTTTGAGACATCGTGTAAATTGACATTTGACCATATTAGTTCTTATAAGACGCTCTTAAATGAGACGGAAGAGTAACTCATTTGGTTGAATTAAGGAGTTAAAGGTCTACTAAAATGGAGTTAAGGTAAGAacattctcataaaaaaaacatttgaccAAATTGATTAATAAGTACCACTAAAatggatgaatttttttttctcttttatactCTTCCATATATATTAAGAAGCAAAATATTGATAGGAAGGAAAGACGGGAATTAAAAGATGAAACAGAAGACCAAGTGACCAAAATCAaccatttgttttttctttgtattgTCTACTACTTCTACTCCCTCCCTGACATAGTAACCAATTTTGTCTTGAACAAAAAATTCCCTATTCCGTCTCTTTTGGATCATTGATAATTTCCAACTTTCTAAATTTAGAACAATACATTTCTTTCCTCACAAACTTCaccaagggaaaaaaaaatacctttctTTTCTCTAACAATCAATTTCACTCTCACTATCACCacctttttcataattaacaaaatcaaataatctaTGGCACTTCCAAACAAATCACGTAACAGCAGAAGATCCtcatcaacaacatcttacacaTCAACTATAACAACATTAGTCTTTATTACACTATGTGTCTTAGGTGTATGGATGCTAACATCAAACTCTGTTGTTTCACCTAAAACACGTTCAGCTGTTGATAACTCTGCTTCCACCACCAACGATTTTTCTTCCAACGATGACCGAATTGATCAAACCAACAagaacaacgacgacaacaacaacaataattcaGACGATTCAACATCCGAAagcaccaccaacaacaacaataactcaGATGAATCAACGTCCGAAAGCACaaccaacaacaataataataactcaGATGAATCAACGTCTGAAACCACgaacaacaacgacaataacaataacaacaacaacaacaataacaacaacaacaacaactcagatGATTCAACATTAGAAACTACAAACAACGAGAAAAACTCGGATGGATCAACATCTGAAACCAACACAAAGAGCAAAGATCAAAAGGATACTGCTACTGTGTACGGAGACAATCCTGGTAATCTACCGGATGATGCTATCAAAAGTGATGTTgctaataacaacaacaatgaccAACCAAAACAAgatcataaaaattcattttctcaaaaacagaaacagaaaaattcaaatgatgatcagaaaaatattgtttctgagaaagatgaagaaagtACTCAAGTGTCTGAAGGAAACAATAACAAAGATGCTGTAGAAGGTGAAAACCAAAATGCAAAGGGTGATCAACAACAAGATGGTCAAAGGTTTGACAATAATGATCAAGGGTCTAAGAACAATGGAGATGGAGTGAATGAACAACTAAAAGATGACAAAGGTGAAAACAAGATCATGGAAATAGAACAAAAGAAAATGTCCAAAGAAGAACCAAAAGAACCAGAAAAAGAGAGTCAGGAGGAAGTAGTAGAGAAACCGAAaccagagaagaagaagaggaggaaaTCTTCGAAGAAGGAATCGAAGAAACAATGGTCGACACAAGCAGATGAATCTAGAGGTGAAAAAGAGAGACAAAACATAAATGAATCAGGTAGTAGTACCAATAGTGTTGTTGATCAAGAAGTGCAAGATTTGAAGTGGAGTATATGCAATGTAACCGCTGGTGCTGATTATATTCCATGTTTGGACAATGAAAAGTATCTTAAGACTTCACATAGAAAACACTATGAACATAGAGAGAGGCATTGTCCTGAGGATGCACCAACTTGCCTTGTCTCACTTCCTCAAGGATACAAAACACATGTTCCATGGCCTGGTAGTAGAGATAAGGTTCTAAATATATtgctcttatatatatatatatatatatatatatatatatatatatatatatatatatcttgaaaTTAAGATAATTCTTTTATTAGAGTAAGGCTATAAATAACTTAATTCCATGCTTATGAAATAAATGTTTAtaataagtgtttatgtataagttatttctacaacaaaagataaaataacgtAAGACTTAGAATTCCACATAAGGTTGAAACTCGCATGGCACCGGAAGGATCATGAGTAACAATTATGTGGTATAGTCCCATGGTCAAGTTTGAACTCGGTGGAGGAGCCAGACTATTACAAAAGAGAagctttctttttttgttacaatccGACTCTTCCATTGTATTCAAACTTGATAATAGGGCTGAGAggctataaactgttttcataagctatcatggagaacttatgaaaagacataataaattgttttcataagctctctcaaacagaATAGCAAATGTTTATATTAgcagataaactcaaataagtcaattcaaatatGACTTTTAGTAATAAATGTGTACATGAGTTTCTCAAAACTAAAAACTTTACTCTGCGTTTCAACAGATATGGTACCACAATGTACCACACGTTAAGCTAGCTGAAGTGAAGGGACATCAAAATTGGGTGAAGTTGATGGGT from Medicago truncatula cultivar Jemalong A17 chromosome 8, MtrunA17r5.0-ANR, whole genome shotgun sequence includes the following:
- the LOC25501612 gene encoding probable methyltransferase PMT24; this encodes MALPNKSRNSRRSSSTTSYTSTITTLVFITLCVLGVWMLTSNSVVSPKTRSAVDNSASTTNDFSSNDDRIDQTNKNNDDNNNNNSDDSTSESTTNNNNNSDESTSESTTNNNNNNSDESTSETTNNNDNNNNNNNNNNNNNNNSDDSTLETTNNEKNSDGSTSETNTKSKDQKDTATVYGDNPGNLPDDAIKSDVANNNNNDQPKQDHKNSFSQKQKQKNSNDDQKNIVSEKDEESTQVSEGNNNKDAVEGENQNAKGDQQQDGQRFDNNDQGSKNNGDGVNEQLKDDKGENKIMEIEQKKMSKEEPKEPEKESQEEVVEKPKPEKKKRRKSSKKESKKQWSTQADESRGEKERQNINESGSSTNSVVDQEVQDLKWSICNVTAGADYIPCLDNEKYLKTSHRKHYEHRERHCPEDAPTCLVSLPQGYKTHVPWPGSRDKIWYHNVPHVKLAEVKGHQNWVKLMGEFLTFPGGGTQFIHGALHYIDFLQKAQPDIAWGKHTRVILDVGCGVGSFGGYLFERDVIAMSFAPKDEHEAQVQFALERGIPAISAVMGTQRLQFPSRVFDLIHCARCRVPWHEEGGKLLLELNRVLRPGGFFVWSATPVYQTLEEDVEIWKQMTALTKSMCWDLVTIKNDTLNQVGAAFFRKTTSNECYEQRDQSQPPMCKDDDDPNNAWYVPLQACMHKLAADNTERGAKWPDAWPQRLQKAPYWLNDAQGEKPSSKDFAADGKRWKYNVVDELSNMGVGWSDVRNVMDMRATYGGFAAALKDLPLWVFNVVNVDAGDTLPIIYERGLIGIYHDWCESFSTYPRTYDLLHADHLFSNLKTRCQLVPVTAEVDRILRPGGHLVVRDEASVIDEVEKLVKSLNWEITSKTSKNQEGSLCAKKSHWRPNS